From the genome of Nicotiana sylvestris chromosome 2, ASM39365v2, whole genome shotgun sequence, one region includes:
- the LOC104238125 gene encoding calmodulin-binding receptor kinase CaMRLK, producing the protein MKIFFTFFIFLSLFAFSSKSESTCKNNTDLSLVSKAFSSVYGFNITWFSSNCSSTIPITVIKLSSRNLTGTVSWKYLRNLSHLRTVDLSNNSLKGSVHPLFWSISSLVEVNLSKNKLGGTIAVTSSSHIQRLDLSFNRFTNLGSTFYGFPNLTSLDLSHNDLKILPFWFNNLTKLENLSISSCNIYGNPKPISHIKSLKHLDVSFNHMNGTFPNDFPPISSLNFLNISFNNFTGLIPQDQFAKFGNSSFIHAGHLQTKNVKLPNPKNSSEFHIKHHNFTTPPHKMLPIKQKPTKPMDKNTKRKKPKSRKKVLIIAISAASAFLILAIGSVILCLYKRRKTVARKNKWLISKPIQIPFRMDKSGPFSFETESGSSWVADIKEPSSAPVVMFEKPLMNFTFKDLIAATSHFGKESLLAEGRCGPVYRAVLPGDLHVAIKVLEHARELGHDDAIALFEDLSKLKHPNLLPISGFCIAGKEKLVLYEFMANGDLHRWLHELPTAATNVEDWTTDTWEQQNGSHLTSPEKMEWHTRHRIAVGIARGLAYLHHAQSKPVVHGHLILSNILLADDFEPRIADFGLSHDRVGGSTEKDVYDFGVVLVELLTGKAGSDDTIKWVRRLVKDGHGADALDSRLRLGGDSVSGMVECLRVGYLCTAESPNKRPRMQQVLGLVKDIHPTNSELI; encoded by the exons ATGAAAATCTTCTTcactttcttcatcttccttTCTCTTTTCGCATTCTCATCAAAATCAGAATCCACTTGCAAAAATAACACAGATTTATCTCTAGTTTCAAAGGCTTTCAGCTCTGTTTATGGCTTCAATATCACTTGGTTCAGCTCAAACTGTTCCTCTACCATTCCAATAACTGTGATAAAGTTATCTTCAAGAAATCTAACTGGCACAGTCTCATGGAAATACTTAAGAAATTTGTCACATCTTCGTACTGTAGATCTCTCAAACAATTCCTTAAAAGGTTCTGTTCATCCTCTGTTTTGGTCAATCTCATCTTTGGTTGAAGTCAACTTATCCAAGAATAAGCTAGGGGGAACAATTGCTGTAACTAGTTCATCTCATATTCAAAGACTTGATCTTTCTTTCAACAGGTTTACCAACTTGGGCTCTACTTTTTATGGTTTTCCTAATCTCACTTCTCTTGACCTTTCACATAATGATCTCAAGATTTTGCCTTTTTGGTTCAACAACCTAACCAAGCTTGAAAATTTGAGCATTTCTAGTTGTAACATTTATGGCAATCCAAAACCAATTTCACATATCAAGTCACTGAAGCATTTAGATGTTTCTTTCAACCACATGAATGGTACATTTCCTAATGATTTCCCTCCTATTTCCAGTCTCAATTTCTTGAATATCTCATTCAATAACTTTACTGGACTAATACCTCAAGACCAGTTTGCAAAATTTGGTAACTCTTCTTTTATTCATGCTGGCCATTTGCAAACCAAGAACGTAAAATTACCAAATCCCAAGAATTCCTCAGAATTTCACATCAAACATCATAACTTCACAACCCCACCACACAAAATGTTGCCTATCAAACAGAAACCTACTAAACCAATGGACAAAAACACCAAGAGAAAGAAACCCAAATCAAGAAAGAAAGTTTTAATCATAGCCATTTCAGCTGCTTCTGCATTTCTAATCTTGGCCATAGGGTCAGTCATATTGTGTCTCTACAAGAGGAGAAAAACAGTGGCTAGGAAAAACAAATGGCTAATCTCAAAACCAATTCAAATACCATTCAGAATGGACAAGTCAGGGCCATTTTCATTTGAGACAGAGTCAGGAAGTTCGTGGGTAGCTGACATAAAAGAACCAAGTTCAGCACCAGTTGTGATGTTTGAGAAGCCATTGATGAACTTTACATTCAAGGACCTCATAGCAGCTACATCTCACTTTGGGAAAGAATCATTGTTAGCTGAAGGGAGGTGTGGGCCCGTTTACAGAGCCGTACTTCCAGGTGACCTCCACGTGGCAATTAAGGTCCTGGAGCATGCTAGGGAACTAGGTCATGATGATGCTATTGCTTTGTTTGAAGATCTGTCAAAGCTTAAGCACCCTAATCTGTTGCCTATTTCCGGTTTCTGCATTGCAG GGAAAGAGAAGCTAGTGTTGTACGAGTTCATGGCTAATGGTGACCTCCACCGATGGCTACACGAGCTTCCAACTGCTGCCACAAACGTGGAGGATTGGACTACTGACACGTGGGAGCAGCAAAATGGGTCCCATCTGACATCACCGGAGAAAATGGAATGGCACACGCGCCACCGCATTGCGGTTGGCATAGCGCGTGGACTAGCCTACCTCCACCACGCTCAGTCAAAGCCGGTGGTTCACGGCCATTTGATACTGTCTAATATCTTATTGGCCGATGACTTTGAACCTCGAATAGCCGACTTTGGACTGAGTCACGACCGAGTCGGTGGATCTACTGAGAAGGATGTGTACGATTTTGGAGTCGTACTGGTGGAGTTACTAACCGGAAAAGCCGGTTCGGATGACACGATCAAGTGGGTGAGAAGGCTAGTGAAGGATGGACATGGAGCGGATGCGCTTGACTCGAGACTAAGACTCGGTGGCGACTCAGTGAGTGGGATGGTGGAGTGCCTCCGAGTTGGATATCTGTGTACGGCGGAGAGCCCAAATAAGCGACCTAGAATGCAGCAAGTTTTGGGGTTGGTAAAGGACATACACCCCACCAACTCGgaactcatttga